The Penicillium psychrofluorescens genome assembly, chromosome: 2 nucleotide sequence ATCCAGGAATACCTGCTGATCGGTGAACTTGCGTCCTGCtaggagctggagaagagctACTGTCCTCCGATAGATCCTGCCCTTTTCAGCGCCATCGTATCCGACTTTGACCTCTCAGTTCCTGCTCAAGTGGAACAGCTGCGGGACACCCTGGAGACTTTGAAAGAGTCAGCTTTGGAACAGGAACATCTCCCTTTTGATCCCTCAGGCACTGCCAACAGCGCCGATGAAGGGGCTGGGGCTGGCTCGTTGCCCGGTCTAACGGACACCACTACTTTACTCTCTCTGGAAGATCCGACCGATGAGAGTGGCAGAGCCACAAAGTCCGAAACGGACTCCAAACCCCACCTCGCATACACAGTTGCTGCTGATGGGTCTCGATCCCTGTCTGGGGCAACTCAGCAAGACAAGGTGGACTATTTGCACGATCTGTTCCCCACAATCACGCCGTTGACCATTAAACAAACACTTCAAAAATGTGCCAGGGATATTGATAGGTCCATGGATGTGCTTTTGAATCTTGCATTCTTTGATGAGAGCCCTATTGACGAGGACGGTACCAAAGTCTCGCTTCCCAAGGGCATTGATGGCTTCATGCAAGAAGATATTGTTGGGTCCAGTCGCAAGAAAGGCCGCAAGAAGCGCCAGACCAAGAACCATGGCAAGTCGGGGCTTGAATCGTCGTCAACAGAGTCACTGAATGCCGAGCCCATGAACAAATGGCAGTCGGGGCAGAGAGACATTGAGTTCATCTGGACCCGAACATCAGCTGTGTTGACAAAGCAATATGTTACTTCCACGTATCATGCAAATGCAATGTCGTTGCCTGCCACCATTCGGGCTCTTGCTATTGCGAACTCTCCGGAGAAGCACTCGGAGGATCAAAATGACCTCGTAACGGCAGTTCAGGTCGCAGAACTTTCCCACGATTTCCCTTCCATCCCCTCCTCCACCCTTACTGGGCTTTGCGCCGTGACGCAGAACATCATGTCAGCAGCCAGTGAGCTGGCAGCAAAATTGATCAGTCAACCTCCTCCCCCGATGCTCTCCGACCTCATCAAATTCACTGCGCCGCCCATCAATATCACCTCCGACCCTGACCTGCCAAAACGACGCCCGAACACCTCGCAACCCCTCGTCAGTTACGACGAGGCCcacgcctccgccaccacccaaTTTGCAGCCGGCTCACAGGCCTACTCCCAGGCCTCCCATGCCTATCGGCGGGGTGGTTCCACTCCCTTGCTGCGTGGTGCCGCGGCCTACTATTCAGAGGTCGGACGGGACCAGTTCAgcaaagccaaagccaacatcgccgccgctgctgATGCCCTTGTCCAGGAACAGTCATCCGCCTCCTGTATTGACCTTCACGGCGTCCCTGTTCAGGACGCCATCCGTATCACTCGTGATCGGGTGGCGGCCTGGTGGGGGTCGCTGGGCGACGCCAAGTACCAGCGCGGAGGCGGCTTCGACGCTCGTGGTGGGTTTCGCATCATCACGGGCGTTGGGCGTCACAGTCGAGATGGCACCTCGCGCCTGGGGCCCGCCGTGAGCAAGATGCTGGTGCGAGAGGGATGGCGCTTGGAGATTGGGGAGGGTGAGCTGACGGTGCTTGGAGTTGCCCGTCGCTGAACATACTTTTTGCATTTGCTTGTTACATGTCAGAGATACCCAATACATTGAAGCGCTTTTCCTCGCATCGTCCCCGTAGAATCAAGCTGTCCACCGCCCTGGTCGGTCTGTATAGTTCTAGACGACAGAGGATGACGTAACCCGGTCCAACCCGCATTCGATCTGCTCTGCACTGCCGATTTACCCTGCAGAACTTCTTTTCAAACTTCCCTCTATCTATCTCAATGCGCTCTCAGCTGGTAATCCGccccttcatctccttcctcaGCCCCCGCGCTCTTCCCGTCATCAAACCTGCCACCTTTGCGCCTCTGAGGCCTCTTTCCAGCTCGGCCCCCAAAGCCCTGCGTTCCATCTTCGGGAGTAAGCTGCTCAAAGCCGCCCCCACCATCCCCTTCTTCAGCGCCTTCTTCAGCTCAAACGCCAAAGCCGAGGAACCATCCGAAAGTATGTCCTACCCCGACCAACGAAGCGACGACCAGTGGCGAACCGTTCTGAATCCGGGTGAGTGCTCGAAAGAAGCATCTATTGCAAATACCTCATCATTACTAACCCAGAATGTATACAGAACAATtccgcatcctccgccaaAAGGGCACCGAGCCCCCCGGCACGGGCGAGTACGACAAGCACTCCCCCTCGCAGGGCATGTACAACTGTGCCGCGTGCAACGCGCCGCTCTACAAAGCCAACCACAAGTTCAAGTCCGGCTGTGGCTGGCCAGCCTACTTTGATTCTATTCCTGGCGCGGTGACTAGGCACGTCGATAGTACGTTTGGCATGAAACGGACGGAGATCGTCTGCAGCAACTGTGGCGGGCATCTCGGCCATGTCTTTGAGGGGGAGGGGTATGACACGCCCACTGATGAACGGCACTGTGTGAACAGTATTAGCTTGCGGTTTACGGAGGATGAGCAGAATCCGAAGGCGAAGGCATAATATAGATCAGGGAGTCAGAGTTGGTGAAATATATCTTTGAGCAGAGCAGATGTGGCTGAACTAGGGAGGTGCAATTAAAACACAAATTGAATCTTGATATCATTCGAGTTGACTCTTTTCTCACCTTGAGCACAGTATCTCTGAGTCTTGACCTAAGTATACTATAGCCCCTAGGTCTTCCTTCCTAGGTACAAAACTGCACCAGTGGTGCTCTCCCTTGCCCGTAACCCATTATCgctgcctcaggccacaATACCGACCCGACCGCCACCCGATGATTGCAGTCGTGGTCCCTTATTATGGTCATTGCTCCTCCCTATTCTTCCTTCGCTCCCTCCTCGAGTTGCCTGCCACAGACAATGTCTCGACGTGCCAATCCGACCCAGGCTGCCCAAAATCAGCAGACCATCAAAAACCTCTTGAAACTCGACTCCAACAAGATCTGTGCCGATTGCAAGCGCAATAAGCGTGAgtgcccccccccccccccccccccctccttTGAAAAAAGATCACTGCGCCCGGTTCTCTACGCTTTTGCCCTGGGGTTGATAATCCCTGGTTTGACATTTCACTGGCTTAGATCCACGATGGGCGTCTTGGAATCTGGGCATTTTCATCTGCATTCGGTGCTCAGGCATTCATCGGGGCATGGGCACGCACATCAGTCGCGTCAAATCGGTCGACCTCGACGCATGGACCGATGAACAATTGCAGAGTGTGTTAAAATGGGGTAACTCAAGAGCAAACAAGTTCGTCATCAGCAATTGACTCTCGTGTTGCAATGACCACGTGCTGACCCAAGTGACAGGTATTGGGAAGCGAAGCTGGCGCCGGGCCATGTTCCGGCGGAAGCGTAAGTGAACGAATGAAGCTGCTCCGTCTTTTGATGGCGTGCTAACACGGAGTGTTTTTAGGAAAATCGAAAACTTCATTCGCACCAAATACGACTCCAAGCGATGGGTCATGGACGGGGGGATGCCCGATCCTTCGACTCTGGATGACGGTGACGATGTGGTGAGTGTCTGCCTGTACCGACACATAGAGAAAGAACAGAGATAACTAACATACCAGCCTCTTGCGGTTGTACAGCAACAGGTAAAGATTGAACGGTCTGCTTCGCAACGAGTTACCTCCCCGAACCAGCCCGCGGTGCGCCGACAGCAACCATCGATCGATCTGTTCGGCGACGATCCCATCGCTCCCCCGGCGCGCCCCAGCACGACCGAACCCTCCGGTCGTGCGCAGCTGAGACAAGCACCTCCAGCACAACCAAAGGCTCAAAAACCGGGCGATTCGTTGCTTGGACTGGACTTTTTTGGAAGCACTCAGGCGGCCACCGGCAGTCGTCCGAGCAGCACTGCATCAACGCCTGCTGCCCCGAGCGGCATGTCTCGCCCCGATCTGAAGCAGTCTATTCTATCCTTGTATTCGAAGCCGcagccgcctcctcccaccCAGCATGAACGGAACAATTCCTTCGGCGATATGGCTTCTCCTACCGGCCCATCCGCGTCCTCAAACATGGGTGGCTTGACAGACGCTTTCAGTGGGTTGAGTTTCCCATCTTCGACCACGTCTCCGCCTCCCAAACCAGCAGAGAAGCCAGCACCTTTTTCCAATCTCTCCAACTTTGGCAACGTCAAGTCCATGCCGGCCACGCCCAAGGTTACCTCGCCTTCTGACTCTGCTGGCGGAGACTTTTTTGGTAGCCTGACTTCCCCTACCATGTCTGCCACGAAGGCACAGTCCCGAACTACCTCGATTTCTTCGAATGGGCAAGACCACGGATTCGGCGGATTCGCATCTCCTACCGCCAAACCCAAGcctccatccatctccttgTCAAACGATCTATTTGGTCTCTCCTCACCCCCGCCTGCGCCTGCGGCTGTTTCTTCGCCGCCCCCGCAACCTAAGGCTCCATCTCCGCAACAAGAAATGAAATCGGCATTCAACCTCTCCAGCCCCGTGATGCAGCCCTCTGCGCCTCCCACACAGACATCTTCCACCAAGGCACCCGCCAGCATGTTCCCAGCGAGCATCGACCCCTGGGGTGGTAATGCATGGAACACGCCTGATTCTGCACCGGAGCCAGCTcccgcccccgccgccgccccgTCCGCCGCATCGATGATGAAGGTCCCCGACACATTGACCGCCAACGACATAGGATCAGGCTGGGGTGCACCGTCCAAGCAAACCCCCACCGTCGCAGCAGACGAGGACTTCGGCGGCTGGACCAGTGCCGCCCCGGTCTCGCCAAACACCACGACTACCACGAGCAACATCCCCAGCTCAACCAAGCCGTCAGGCGGGTTTGGCGGCAATGACGATCTTTTCTCCAACGTCTGGGAGTAAAGAACGGCGGGAACTCTTATTTCGTTTCGATTTACCTAGACTGAGTGGCGTGGTGGGTGGAAAGCAAATTGCGTTTTTTTTGGGTTATGGGTTGTTAGTTGCATAGGTGCTAAGTGGGCATTGCACATACCTGGGTGTTTCTTCGTTTCGTCCATTGACTTCCGAGCGCGCGACAGGTCTACTTACCTACGTACTTCCTCGTTCCCTCTTCTGTGTTAAATTGTTTCTCTCACTGCTTTGGTGATCCTCGACACcgtgttttttttttgtgcGGTGGTTCCCAGAGGCAAAATCGGGCTGGTCTCATCGATTCATATACAGTTTTCTTTGAATCAACCATTTCTAATAGTTTGTATCCTGGCTATGGTAGGTAGACGTAGCTCTCTCGGCTGGTAGTCACAAATGTGTCATTGGTATACTACAATAAGGACCTGTAGAACCTATATTCAGGCTTTAGTTAGCCAGCAAGATTTAGCTGGACGTCACACTAGAGAGCGCCATTTTCTCGGTAGCTCAAGGTGACGAATGTCCAGTTCCTCAAACTTTGGGTGTTCCACAGGGCCCAGCCATATGTCTATATTCACGCCTGCAGTTTTAAATGCTCGTGCCAGGGTAGGCGGTGGCGTCCATGGACCGGCGGGCTTGAACTCTTCTGTGTCGCTGTCCCAGGCCTGCTCGGGCGAGTTGATGGACACCGTACGTAAATGGGGTAGATACTCTTTCTTATGCGCCAGCAGACCCCGCAGAAAGTCATCTCCGTCAAAACGGGTGAGATCCCCGTCATCGTAAAAGACCTCTAACCTCTCAAGACTGCGGGGAAGGCTTCTCCAGGCCTCGAGCGGGTCCTCCTCTCCGCATAGAAAGACTTGGTAGATGCGGAGCGTGGTCAGAGCCGTGAAATCGCTCAGATCTATGCGTGGTCCGTTGCCCAATCCTTCATGTTCGAGCCATGGCCGAGTGAGAGTCAAGTCCCGTAGAGTGGTCTTTTGCGGCTGCAGGGTTCGTACCAACGCCGCGCAGGTCCAGCTTTTGGCAGGCTCATCGCCATAGTGGCCATCCTACTCTCCTTGTTCGGCGTCGTAATGGAGCACTTCCAAAGCGGCTGGCCAGCTTAGTACAGCGCCTAATGCCTCTTCATGCGCCCCGTAGCCTATCAAATCCAGTGCTATGACCGGCGACGTGCCAACATGCGAATCGTCTTCAAATTCCTTAGGCTCCCAATCATTGAACCGGAGCATGCTGAGTGCCTGGATGTTTGGGAAACAAAAAAAT carries:
- a CDS encoding uncharacterized protein (ID:PFLUO_002944-T1.cds;~source:funannotate); this encodes MDDPQDNLLKELEKSYCPPIDPALFSAIVSDFDLSVPAQVEQLRDTLETLKESALEQEHLPFDPSGTANSADEGAGAGSLPGLTDTTTLLSLEDPTDESGRATKSETDSKPHLAYTVAADGSRSLSGATQQDKVDYLHDLFPTITPLTIKQTLQKCARDIDRSMDVLLNLAFFDESPIDEDGTKVSLPKGIDGFMQEDIVGSSRKKGRKKRQTKNHGKSGLESSSTESLNAEPMNKWQSGQRDIEFIWTRTSAVLTKQYVTSTYHANAMSLPATIRALAIANSPEKHSEDQNDLVTAVQVAELSHDFPSIPSSTLTGLCAVTQNIMSAASELAAKLISQPPPPMLSDLIKFTAPPINITSDPDLPKRRPNTSQPLVSYDEAHASATTQFAAGSQAYSQASHAYRRGGSTPLLRGAAAYYSEVGRDQFSKAKANIAAAADALVQEQSSASCIDLHGVPVQDAIRITRDRVAAWWGSLGDAKYQRGGGFDARGGFRIITGVGRHSRDGTSRLGPAVSKMLVREGWRLEIGEGELTVLGVARR
- a CDS encoding uncharacterized protein (ID:PFLUO_002945-T1.cds;~source:funannotate) translates to MRSQLVIRPFISFLSPRALPVIKPATFAPLRPLSSSAPKALRSIFGSKLLKAAPTIPFFSAFFSSNAKAEEPSESMSYPDQRSDDQWRTVLNPEQFRILRQKGTEPPGTGEYDKHSPSQGMYNCAACNAPLYKANHKFKSGCGWPAYFDSIPGAVTRHVDSTFGMKRTEIVCSNCGGHLGHVFEGEGYDTPTDERHCVNSISLRFTEDEQNPKAKA
- a CDS encoding uncharacterized protein (ID:PFLUO_002946-T1.cds;~source:funannotate); amino-acid sequence: MSRRANPTQAAQNQQTIKNLLKLDSNKICADCKRNKHPRWASWNLGIFICIRCSGIHRGMGTHISRVKSVDLDAWTDEQLQSVLKWGNSRANKYWEAKLAPGHVPAEAKIENFIRTKYDSKRWVMDGGMPDPSTLDDGDDVPLAVVQQQVKIERSASQRVTSPNQPAVRRQQPSIDLFGDDPIAPPARPSTTEPSGRAQLRQAPPAQPKAQKPGDSLLGLDFFGSTQAATGSRPSSTASTPAAPSGMSRPDLKQSILSLYSKPQPPPPTQHERNNSFGDMASPTGPSASSNMGGLTDAFSGLSFPSSTTSPPPKPAEKPAPFSNLSNFGNVKSMPATPKVTSPSDSAGGDFFGSLTSPTMSATKAQSRTTSISSNGQDHGFGGFASPTAKPKPPSISLSNDLFGLSSPPPAPAAVSSPPPQPKAPSPQQEMKSAFNLSSPVMQPSAPPTQTSSTKAPASMFPASIDPWGGNAWNTPDSAPEPAPAPAAAPSAASMMKVPDTLTANDIGSGWGAPSKQTPTVAADEDFGGWTSAAPVSPNTTTTTSNIPSSTKPSGGFGGNDDLFSNVWE
- a CDS encoding uncharacterized protein (ID:PFLUO_002947-T1.cds;~source:funannotate), whose translation is MLRFNDWEPKEFEDDSHVGTSPVIALDLIGYGAHEEALGADGHYGDEPAKSWTCAALVRTLQPQKTTLRDLTLTRPWLEHEGLGNGPRIDLSDFTALTTLRIYQVFLCGEEDPLEAWRSLPRSLERLEVFYDDGDLTRFDGDDFLRGLLAHKKEYLPHLRTVSINSPEQAWDSDTEEFKPAGPWTPPPTLARAFKTAGVNIDIWLGPVEHPKFEELDIRHLELPRKWRSLV